A stretch of Desulfovibrio subterraneus DNA encodes these proteins:
- a CDS encoding inorganic phosphate transporter, whose product MLPIFLSSGLFLGWSLGANDASNVFGTAVASRMVKFKTAAIICSVFVIIGAVFGGAGASHTLGKLGAVNALAGAFMVALSAALTVYLMTVARYPVSTSQAIVGAIIGWNLFTGAITDPSSLTKIMMTWVACPLLSALFAVSMYIPIAYAIKRLPLHILTLDTMTRWGLILAGAFGSYALGANNIANVMGVFVPVAPFHDITLFKTITFSPEQQLFFLGGLAIAVGVFTYSRQVMMTVGEGIVRLSPVAAFIVVTAHSLVLFVFSSQELSDTLHSLGLPRIPLVPVSSSQAIVGAVIGVGLLKGGGGIRWRTLGGIASSWVTTPILATVLCFVSLFFLQNVFNQQTYRPVEYELTPMVWDRITTLPGASEATHEALDDMWIERYPNAKAFRTALEQRLGQNSPLVPLIMDYAELDSFRVTAKGVNNVDHTYLTEEEMDAVESLVGQAFTHRWSFVEVLEEYSAAWRKKPDDPEFNKERQRKLKYLFDILRSGSE is encoded by the coding sequence ATGCTGCCCATTTTTCTCTCCAGCGGCCTGTTTCTGGGCTGGTCTCTCGGCGCAAATGACGCTTCGAACGTCTTCGGCACCGCCGTTGCGTCGCGCATGGTCAAGTTCAAAACCGCCGCTATCATCTGCTCTGTCTTCGTCATCATCGGCGCAGTGTTCGGCGGTGCCGGGGCCTCGCACACGCTGGGCAAACTGGGGGCGGTAAATGCGCTGGCCGGGGCCTTCATGGTTGCCCTTTCCGCTGCGCTCACGGTGTATCTCATGACCGTGGCCCGCTATCCGGTGTCCACCTCGCAGGCCATAGTCGGTGCCATCATAGGCTGGAACCTGTTCACCGGCGCCATAACCGATCCCTCGTCACTCACCAAGATCATGATGACGTGGGTGGCCTGCCCTCTGCTTTCCGCCCTTTTTGCCGTGAGCATGTACATTCCCATAGCCTATGCCATCAAACGGCTGCCCCTGCACATCCTCACGCTGGATACCATGACGCGCTGGGGACTCATCCTTGCCGGGGCCTTCGGATCGTATGCGCTGGGTGCCAACAACATTGCAAACGTCATGGGTGTGTTTGTGCCTGTTGCGCCCTTTCATGACATAACGCTGTTCAAGACCATCACCTTTTCCCCCGAACAACAGCTGTTCTTTCTGGGGGGCCTTGCCATCGCTGTGGGCGTGTTCACCTACTCCAGACAGGTGATGATGACCGTGGGCGAGGGCATTGTGCGGTTAAGCCCCGTTGCGGCCTTTATCGTGGTTACGGCCCACTCGCTGGTGTTGTTTGTCTTCTCCTCGCAGGAGCTTTCTGACACCCTGCACAGCCTCGGCCTGCCCCGCATTCCCCTTGTGCCGGTTTCCAGCTCGCAGGCAATAGTGGGCGCGGTCATCGGCGTGGGCCTGCTCAAGGGCGGGGGCGGCATCCGCTGGCGCACGCTTGGCGGCATTGCCTCAAGCTGGGTCACCACCCCCATACTCGCCACGGTGCTCTGCTTCGTTTCACTGTTCTTTCTGCAAAACGTGTTCAACCAGCAGACCTACCGGCCTGTTGAATATGAACTGACCCCCATGGTGTGGGACCGCATAACCACCCTGCCGGGGGCGAGCGAAGCCACCCACGAAGCGCTGGATGACATGTGGATAGAGCGCTACCCCAACGCCAAGGCGTTCAGAACCGCTCTGGAGCAACGGCTTGGCCAAAACTCTCCGCTGGTTCCGCTCATCATGGACTACGCCGAGCTCGATTCCTTCCGCGTCACGGCAAAAGGCGTGAACAATGTGGACCACACCTATCTGACCGAAGAAGAAATGGACGCTGTGGAGTCTCTTGTCGGCCAGGCATTCACCCATCGCTGGAGCTTTGTGGAAGTGCTCGAAGAATATTCGGCCGCATGGCGCAAAAAGCCTGATGATCCCGAGTTCAACAAAGAGCGTCAGCGCAAGCTCAAGTATCTTTTTGATATACTGCGAAGCGGCTCTGAATAG
- a CDS encoding DUF47 domain-containing protein: MAFGILKKQLGLQKQLDEFLNQVSEASLLLRQGVDLYLSEREEAFDEKLEQITHIEHRGDEMRRDIEKKLYIKTLIPESRGDVLQLLERLDTLLDSCKAMLWQFKIELPDFPEEAHGELRDLTSHSAESVEAIVRSTRAFLRTSPEFADHIHKVSYWETESDKVSTRMLMAIFRRDDLSLCHKAQLKDFVRRISKIADRAEDVADRLSIYAIKRML; the protein is encoded by the coding sequence ATGGCATTCGGCATTCTCAAGAAGCAGCTCGGCTTACAGAAGCAACTGGATGAATTTCTCAACCAGGTCAGCGAAGCGTCGCTGCTGCTTCGTCAGGGCGTGGATCTGTATCTTTCCGAACGTGAAGAAGCGTTTGATGAAAAGCTTGAACAGATCACTCATATTGAACATCGCGGCGATGAAATGCGACGCGACATCGAAAAGAAGCTTTACATCAAAACGCTCATCCCCGAATCGCGCGGCGACGTGCTGCAGCTTCTGGAGCGCCTTGATACCCTGCTCGACAGCTGCAAGGCCATGCTCTGGCAGTTCAAGATAGAACTTCCCGATTTTCCGGAAGAAGCCCATGGAGAACTGCGCGACCTGACCTCGCACTCCGCGGAATCGGTCGAGGCCATCGTACGCTCCACGCGCGCGTTTTTGCGCACCAGTCCGGAATTCGCCGACCACATCCACAAGGTATCCTACTGGGAAACGGAGTCGGACAAGGTTTCCACCCGCATGCTGATGGCCATATTCCGCCGCGACGACCTGAGCCTGTGCCACAAAGCACAGCTCAAGGATTTTGTCCGCCGCATTTCCAAGATTGCGGACAGGGCTGAGGACGTGGCAGACCGTCTGAGCATCTACGCCATCAAACGCATGTTGTAA
- a CDS encoding EAL domain-containing response regulator, which yields MTIDDDLTVRENIVAYLEDSGFEVCQAENGALGLEVFRARQPDLVLVDLRMPVMDGMEVVRRMKVEAPAVPVIVVSGVGVLEEAVEALRIGAWDFVTKPITDMLVLEHAVGKALERARLLEERNRYQDRLEQEVSMRTSELRNANARLLEVQALLQEKNQFLETLIESIPNPIFYKDLNGLYLGCNKVFSDMLGVRQEDVVGQSSHRLLPDEVACRMSEINSQDGMLTNCLMELSAPDGSLHNFVLYKSFFFDRDGARSGEVGTFHDITELKRKEAQITYQAHHDELTGLPNRLKIKQEIAALIARYAETNLQFAVLFLDLDNFKTVNDSLGHKVGDRLLTETAERLLALTGERGMVARLGGDEYVVLLPHIMDETEAGHWAETVLNAFRNPFMISEHELYLSTSIGVTCYPKDGADPDTLIKNADIAMYRAKARERSSWQRFDIAMVEQVTKRLAIEKDIRKGLENNEFIPYYQPRVDIRTGRVVGMEALVRWHKADGTVGNPGEFIPVAEETGLIVQLGERVLREACRQTRIWHSAGMDGLRVSVNISAHQFRANLVDMVFNALDESGIDPELLELEITESTMMSDLGQTVSLLERLAGRGILTAIDDFGTGHSSLYYLKTFHINTLKIDRSFVEDILNDENDANIVSTVISMAKNLSLQVVAEGVETQEQLDRLREYGCPEVQGFFYSRPVPADDFEIYVRKTNGW from the coding sequence TTGACGATTGATGACGACCTGACGGTTCGCGAGAATATCGTTGCCTATCTGGAAGATAGCGGATTTGAGGTATGTCAGGCTGAAAACGGAGCGCTTGGTCTGGAAGTATTTCGCGCCAGGCAGCCCGACCTTGTGCTGGTGGACCTGCGCATGCCCGTTATGGACGGCATGGAAGTTGTCCGTCGCATGAAGGTAGAGGCCCCTGCCGTTCCCGTTATCGTGGTTTCCGGTGTGGGGGTGCTTGAAGAAGCGGTGGAAGCCCTGCGCATAGGCGCGTGGGATTTTGTTACCAAGCCCATTACGGATATGCTGGTGCTTGAGCACGCCGTGGGCAAGGCGCTGGAGCGTGCCCGCCTGCTTGAAGAGCGCAACCGCTATCAGGACAGGCTTGAGCAGGAAGTTTCCATGCGCACCAGCGAACTGCGCAACGCCAATGCCCGTCTGCTGGAAGTGCAGGCCCTGCTGCAGGAGAAGAACCAGTTCCTCGAAACGCTTATTGAATCCATCCCCAATCCCATTTTCTACAAGGATCTCAACGGCCTCTACCTCGGCTGCAACAAGGTGTTCAGCGACATGCTGGGCGTGCGGCAGGAAGATGTGGTAGGCCAGTCCTCCCACCGGCTGCTGCCGGATGAGGTCGCCTGCCGGATGTCGGAGATCAACAGTCAGGACGGTATGCTGACCAACTGCCTGATGGAGCTTTCCGCGCCGGACGGGTCCCTGCATAATTTTGTTCTCTACAAGAGCTTCTTTTTCGACCGGGACGGGGCGCGCTCCGGCGAGGTCGGCACCTTCCACGACATTACCGAACTGAAACGCAAGGAAGCCCAGATAACCTATCAGGCGCATCATGACGAACTGACCGGACTGCCCAACCGCCTCAAGATCAAGCAGGAAATAGCCGCACTGATAGCACGGTATGCAGAAACCAATCTGCAGTTCGCCGTCCTTTTCCTCGATCTCGACAATTTCAAGACCGTCAACGACAGCCTTGGCCACAAGGTGGGCGACAGGCTGCTTACCGAGACTGCCGAGCGCCTGCTCGCTCTTACGGGAGAACGCGGTATGGTCGCCCGTCTCGGTGGTGACGAATATGTGGTACTGCTGCCTCACATCATGGACGAGACAGAGGCGGGGCACTGGGCGGAAACCGTGCTCAATGCCTTCCGCAATCCTTTCATGATAAGTGAGCATGAGCTGTACCTGAGCACCAGCATAGGGGTGACCTGTTATCCCAAGGACGGCGCGGACCCCGATACCCTGATCAAGAACGCCGACATCGCCATGTACCGTGCGAAAGCCCGTGAACGGTCGAGCTGGCAGCGGTTTGATATTGCCATGGTGGAACAGGTTACCAAGCGTCTTGCCATAGAAAAGGATATCCGCAAGGGGCTTGAGAACAACGAATTTATTCCCTACTACCAGCCCCGCGTGGATATCAGAACCGGCCGGGTTGTGGGTATGGAAGCTCTGGTACGCTGGCACAAGGCAGACGGCACTGTGGGTAATCCCGGCGAGTTTATTCCCGTAGCGGAAGAAACCGGCCTTATCGTGCAGCTTGGCGAGCGCGTGCTGCGCGAAGCCTGCAGGCAGACCCGTATCTGGCATAGTGCAGGCATGGACGGACTGCGCGTTTCCGTTAATATTTCCGCGCACCAGTTCCGCGCAAATCTCGTGGATATGGTCTTCAACGCGCTGGATGAGTCCGGCATAGACCCGGAGCTGCTGGAACTGGAAATCACCGAATCCACCATGATGAGTGATCTCGGTCAGACCGTATCCCTGCTTGAGCGGCTGGCGGGAAGAGGCATTCTGACCGCCATCGACGATTTCGGCACCGGCCACTCATCCCTGTATTATCTCAAGACCTTCCATATCAACACGCTGAAGATTGACCGCTCTTTTGTGGAAGACATTCTCAACGATGAGAACGATGCCAACATAGTTTCCACCGTTATCAGCATGGCCAAGAACCTGTCTCTGCAGGTTGTGGCTGAAGGGGTGGAAACGCAGGAGCAGCTTGACCGCCTGCGCGAATACGGTTGCCCTGAAGTGCAGGGCTTCTTCTATTCCCGTCCGGTGCCTGCCGACGACTTTGAGATCTACGTGCGCAAGACGAACGGCTGGTGA
- a CDS encoding FAD-dependent oxidoreductase, which yields MTAQKNKESREWLIPEEGQKHLKDIFKGLKGDVHLVAFTSGDQKNEFDTYIRRFAEELALLSPKIHAEFHTVKDEAATKYDVKLTPTLLVNPEQYRIRFTGAPMGEEARALIETVFLVSMGQSGLSAASKQLLEELKEPRNPRVFTSPSCPYCPGQFMNAVKCAIAKPDLVSAECVDSDEFPDLSAKYKVGSVPHTQYTDSFSGVGMMPEERFVLELVALKDAEQALSDRGMEAKPSHEHGTEAKEYDVVILGAGPAGLTAGIYAERSGLKSIVIDKSIIGGQVAVTPNVENYPGFKNVGGMNLVEVLTAHTREYSNVRENETVDEVKIGKRIEVYTAKGVYSAKALILATGAQWRSLGVPGEKQFFGNGVSYCASCDGYAFKGKKVLMIGGGNSALTDALHLKNLGVQVTVVHRRDNFRAEQALQDALNREKIPVIWDSTVEEIYGDAERIKGVKLRNLKTGEDTLHECDGVFVAIGHIANTELASDIGVHLNEDGTIKVDRGMRTNIPRVYAAGDVTGGVRQIVTAVGEGATAALSAFEDIQNPYWKKRA from the coding sequence ATGACTGCACAAAAGAACAAGGAATCCCGCGAGTGGCTCATCCCCGAAGAAGGGCAGAAGCACCTTAAAGATATATTCAAGGGACTGAAGGGGGATGTCCACCTTGTAGCGTTCACGTCCGGCGATCAGAAAAACGAGTTCGACACCTACATCCGCCGTTTTGCCGAAGAACTTGCGCTGCTTTCGCCCAAGATACATGCGGAATTTCATACGGTGAAAGACGAAGCCGCCACCAAGTACGATGTGAAGCTCACCCCCACCCTGCTGGTAAACCCCGAGCAGTACCGCATCCGCTTCACCGGAGCCCCCATGGGCGAAGAGGCACGGGCGCTCATAGAGACGGTATTTCTCGTTTCCATGGGACAGAGCGGGCTTTCCGCCGCGTCCAAGCAGTTGCTTGAGGAACTGAAAGAACCCCGCAACCCGCGCGTGTTCACCTCGCCCAGTTGCCCCTATTGCCCCGGCCAGTTCATGAATGCCGTGAAGTGCGCCATTGCCAAGCCTGACCTTGTCTCAGCCGAATGCGTGGATTCCGACGAGTTCCCTGATCTTTCCGCAAAATACAAAGTGGGCTCGGTACCACATACGCAGTATACCGACAGCTTTTCAGGCGTGGGCATGATGCCGGAAGAACGCTTTGTGCTTGAACTGGTCGCGCTGAAAGATGCCGAGCAGGCGCTGAGCGACCGGGGAATGGAGGCAAAGCCGTCCCACGAGCACGGAACAGAGGCAAAGGAATATGACGTTGTCATACTCGGTGCCGGTCCCGCAGGCCTTACTGCAGGCATTTATGCCGAACGATCCGGCCTGAAGAGCATTGTCATAGACAAGTCCATCATCGGCGGGCAGGTAGCCGTCACCCCCAATGTGGAGAACTATCCCGGTTTCAAGAATGTGGGCGGCATGAACCTTGTGGAAGTGCTTACGGCGCATACACGGGAATATTCCAATGTCCGCGAAAACGAGACTGTTGATGAGGTAAAAATCGGCAAACGCATCGAGGTATACACCGCCAAGGGTGTATACAGCGCCAAGGCCCTGATTCTGGCCACCGGAGCCCAGTGGCGCAGCCTGGGGGTGCCGGGAGAAAAGCAGTTCTTCGGCAATGGCGTCTCCTATTGCGCCTCGTGCGACGGTTACGCCTTCAAGGGCAAAAAGGTGCTCATGATCGGCGGCGGCAACAGCGCCCTGACCGATGCGCTGCACCTCAAGAACCTCGGCGTGCAAGTCACCGTGGTGCACCGCCGCGACAACTTCCGTGCGGAACAAGCCCTGCAGGATGCGCTGAACCGTGAAAAGATTCCGGTTATCTGGGATAGCACCGTTGAAGAAATCTACGGTGATGCAGAGCGGATAAAGGGTGTAAAACTGCGCAACCTGAAGACGGGCGAAGACACCCTGCATGAATGCGACGGCGTTTTCGTGGCCATAGGGCATATTGCCAATACGGAACTGGCATCGGATATCGGGGTGCACCTCAATGAAGACGGCACCATCAAGGTGGACCGGGGCATGCGCACCAATATCCCCCGTGTCTACGCTGCGGGCGATGTGACCGGCGGGGTCCGCCAGATCGTCACCGCCGTGGGCGAGGGGGCCACAGCGGCTCTTTCCGCTTTTGAAGACATCCAGAACCCCTACTGGAAAAAGAGAGCATAA